In Humulus lupulus chromosome 7, drHumLupu1.1, whole genome shotgun sequence, the following are encoded in one genomic region:
- the LOC133789276 gene encoding small ribosomal subunit protein uS7-like, which translates to MAEAIVQEQHEVKLFNRWSFEDVQVSDISLADYVGVVPAKHATYVPHTAGRYSVKRFRKAQCPIVERLTNSLMMHGRNNGKKILAVRIIKHAMEIIHLLTDLNPIQVIVDAVVNSGPREDATRIGSAGVVRRQAVDISPLRRVNQAIYLLTTGARESAFRNVKTIAECLADELINAAKGSSNSYAIKKKDEIERVAKANR; encoded by the exons ATGGCGGAAGCTATCGTTCAGGAACAACATGAAGTGAAGCTCTTCAATCGATGGAGCTTTGAGGACGTTCAG GTGAGTGACATTTCACTTGCGGATTATGTCGGAGTTGTACCGGCTAAACACGCCACTTATGTTCCCCACACTGCTGGGAGATACTCAGTGAAAAGGTTCAGGAAGGCCCAGTGCCCAATTGTGGAGAGGCTTACCAACTCTCTCATGATGCACGGCCGCAACAACGGAAAGAAGATTCTCGCTGTTCGCATCATCAAACACGCCATGGAAATCATCCATTTGCTAACTGACTTGAACCCAATTCAAGTTATAGTTGATGCTGTGGTTAACAG TGGACCTAGGGAAGACGCCACTCGTATTGGATCTGCTGGTGTTGTCAGGCGTCAAGCCGTTGATATTTCCCCTCTCCGACGTGTGAACCAGGCTATCTATCTCCTCACCACCGGTGCTCGCGAGTCTGCCTTCAGAAATGTCAAGACAATTGCTGAATGTTTGGCTGACGAGCTCATTAACGCTGCAAAGGGTTCGTCCAACAG CTATGCCATCAAAaagaaggatgagattgaaagaGTTGCCAAGGCTAATCGTTGA
- the LOC133789277 gene encoding F-box/LRR-repeat protein At1g67190 — protein sequence MEELPVEVIGEILSRVETARDIVLASATCRKWRQAFTKHLHTLSFNSNDLPGYGDLTSSRHEILITQTIFQTTGLQRLSILKYYDNDDDEFSASALVAWLMYTRETLRQLFYNVKTTPSINILELCGRQQQLEKLVLGHNSIIGVEPNFQRFPCLKSLSLGHVSISALDLNLLLAACPKIESLELVAPEILISDPQVTVELASSKLKNVYVEGISLDRFILEADSIERLHLKDCVLDVFELLGKGTLKHFEVDKVSIIHLEIGDTHENLEIVDISSFTIIWPNFHQMITRFTKLRRLRLWDIDFGEEDEIVDLETIAVCFPQLRSLSYDLKEWVLLHGLQGDINLENVVVVELRWTTLNDLFTHWVEGILNRCPNLQKLVIYGTVSGAKAREECQILANFTTSIVQLMRRFIHVDVQFEYE from the coding sequence ATGGAGGAACTTCCTGTTGAGGTTATTGGGGAAATATTGTCTCGGGTTGAAACAGCCAGAGATATTGTATTGGCCTCAGCTACATGTAGAAAATGGAGACAAGCTTTCACAAAACACCTTCATACCCTTTCATTCAATTCCAATGATTTGCCTGGTTATGGGGATTTAACATCTAGTAGACATGAAATCTTGATAACCCAAACCATTTTTCAGACCACAGGTTTACAAAGACTGTCCATTTTGAAGTAttatgataatgatgatgatgagttCTCAGCTTCAGCTCTTGTGGCATGGCTAATGTATACTAGAGAAACACTTCGCCAGTTGTTTTATAATGTAAAGACAACTCCCAGTATAAACATTCTTGAGTTGTGTGGGAGGCAGCAGCAGCTGGAAAAGTTGGTTTTGGGTCATAATTCAATCATAGGAGTTGAACCAAATTTTCAGAGATTCCCATGTTTGAAGTCTCTTTCTTTGGGCCATGTTAGTATTTCTGCATTGGATTTGAATCTGTTGCTGGCTGCTTGTCCGAAGATTGAATCCTTGGAGCTTGTTGCTCCTGAAATCCTGATTTCGGATCCTCAGGTGACTGTTGAGTTGGCTAGTTCAAAGTTGAAGAATGTTTATGTGGAAGGGATCAGTTTGGACAGGTTTATATTGGAGGCGGATAGTATCGAGCGTTTGCATTTGAAAGATTGTGTTCTTGATGTTTTTGAACTCCTTGGAAAGGGGACGTTGAAGCATTTTGAGGTTGATAAAGTTAGTATAATACATCTTGAAATTGGTGATACTCATGAAAATCTTGAGATTGTAGATATTAGCAGCTTCACAATTATATGGCCAAATTTCCACCAGATGATCACCAGATTCACAAAATTGAGAAGACTTCGGCTATGGGACATAGATTTTGGAGAAGAAGATGAGATAGTTGATTTAGAAACCATTGCTGTCTGTTTTCCTCAGCTGAGGTCATTGAGTTATGATTTGAAAGAATGGGTGCTTCTCCATGGATTGCAAGGGGATATAAACTTGGAGAATGTTGTTGTTGTGGAGCTAAGATGGACAACACTTAATGATTTGTTTACACATTGGGTTGAAGGGATACTAAACCGTTGTCCTAATCTTCAAAAGTTAGTAATTTACGGGACTGTTTCGGGGGCTAAAGCTCGTGAAGAATGTCAGATTCTAGCCAACTTTACcacatccattgttcagctcatGAGAAGATTTATACATGTAGATGTGCAGTTTGAGTATGAGTAG
- the LOC133789278 gene encoding transcription factor TGA9, translated as MASHRVGQTTGLSDSGPSNHHIPYGVFHTTPSTSFINQDGSAFDFGELEQAIALQGVKIGNDEAKAPLFTTGRPAATLEMFPSWPMRYQQTPRGSSKSGGESTDSGSGVNTLSSSKADQSQLEPESPLSNNNNNNNNNNINNNIIINNTKKPSSSDHHHHQNQASFDYQSHHHHHHLQQQPDMASDNSKLQSANSKQPQEKRKGAGSTSEKPLDAKTLRRLAQNREAARKSRLRKKAYVQQLESSRIKLTQLEQDLQRARAQGLFLGACGGASGNISPGAAIFDMEYGRWLEDDQRHMTELRTGLQAHLPEGDLRMIIDGYVSHYDEIFRLKAVAAKSDVFHLITGMWATPAERCFLWMGGFRPSDLIKMLIAQLDPLTDQQLMGIYSLQQSSQQAEEALSQGLEQLQQSLVDTIAGSPVLVDSMQQMAVALGKLSNLEGFVRQADNLRQQTLHQLRRTLTVRQAARCFLVIGEYYGRLRALSSLWASRPRESMVNDDTTSCQTTTDLQMVHQQQHQHQHHQLHPQNHHFSSF; from the exons ATGGCGAGTCATAGAGTTGGACAGACGACTGGTTTATCAGACTCGGGACCCTCGAATCACCATATCCCATATGGAGTTTTTCATACTACTCCTTCAACCAGCTTCAT CAATCAAGATGGATCAGCTTTTGATTTTGGGGAGCTGGAACAAGCAATCGCTCTGCAAGGAGTTAAGATAGGAAATGATGAAGCCAAAGCAC CTTTATTCACAACAGGCAGGCCTGCAGCGACTCTGGAAATGTTCCCTTCATGGCCAATGAGATATCAGCAAACCCCAAGa GGAAGTTCAAAGTCAGGAGGTGAGAGTACTGATTCAGGGTCAGGGGTAAACACTCTTTCATCAAGCAAAGCTGATCAAAGCCAGTTGGAACCAGAATCACCTCTCagtaataataacaacaacaacaacaataataatattaataataatattattattaataatactAAAAAGCCATCTTCTTCTGATCATCAtcaccaccaaaaccaagctagtTTTGATTATCAgagtcatcatcatcatcatcatctacagCAGCAACCAGATATGGCCAGTGATAACTCAAAACTTCAGTCAGCTAATTCCAAACAACCACAAGAAAAG AGAAAGGGAGCTGGTTCAACTTCAGAGAAACCACTGGACGCCAAG ACTTTGAGACGCTTAGCTCAAAATAGAGAAGCTGCAAGGAAAAGCCGTCTGAGAAAGAAG GCTTATGTACAACAACTAGAGTCAAGTAGAATAAAGCTTACTCAGCTTGAACAAGACCTTCAAAGAGCTCGAGCACag ggATTATTTTTGGGTGCTTGCGGTGGTGCTTCTGGCAATATTAGCCCTG gtgCTGCAATATTTGACATGGAGTATGGAAGGTGGCTAGAAGATGACCAACGCCACATGACGGAGCTTCGGACGGGCCTTCAGGCGCATTTGCCTGAAGGCGACCTGCGCATGATCATCGACGGTTACgtctcccactacgacgagatCTTCCGACTTAAGGCGGTGGCCGCCAAGTCGGACGTGTTCCACCTCATCACCGGAATGTGGGCCACCCCAGCTGAGCGTTGCTTCCTTTGGATGGGTGGTTTTAGACCCTCAGACCTAATTAAG ATGTTAATAGCACAGTTAGACCCACTGACAGATCAACAGCTGATGGGGATATACAGTCTCCAACAGTCGTCGCAGCAGGCGGAGGAGGCTCTGTCGCAGGGGCTGGAGCAGCTGCAGCAGTCCCTCGTCGACACCATCGCCGGCAGCCCTGTCCTCGTCGACAGCATGCAGCAGATGGCCGTTGCCCTAGGCAAGCTTTCCAACCTCGAAGGCTTTGTTCGTCAg gcagaTAATTTGAGGCAGCAAACTCTTCACCAGTTGAGGAGAACCCTAACAGTTCGACAGGCAGCTCGATGTTTTCTAGTGATTGGAGAGTACTATGGTCGTTTAAGGGCTCTTAGCTCTCTTTGGGCATCTCGACCAAGAGa GAGCATGGTGAATGATGATACGACGTCGTGCCAAACAACAACAGATTTGCAAATGGTTCATCAACAACAACACCAACACCAACACCATCAACTACACCCTCAGAATCATCATTTCTCTTCCTTTTGA